The Longimicrobiaceae bacterium DNA window TCAGGCGGAGCCTGGCCGTCTGGGGGCGGAAGAAGTCCTCCCAGTGGCCCACCAGCACCTCGCGCGGCCGGAGCGCGCCGACGATCCCGGCCGGGTAGTCGCCCGCTTCGTGAAAGGAGCCGGCGCAGAGGATGGCCAGGTCGAAGCGCGCGGAGTCCGCCGCGGCCCACGGCGGAGGGAAGCCCAGCGGCGCCTCGCTCGCCGCGTCCTGGAAGTGCACCCGGTACGCCACGCGACCGGTCCCGCGGTCCAGGAAGTCGATCACGTAGGCCAGCACCGTCCCCTCCGCCCACTCCCAGGCGTTGGAGGGGAGCGCGCCGCGCTCCTCCGCCTGCCCGCGGCGGAACACCTTCACGCCCAGCGCGTGCGGGGCGTGCCCGGAGCGGAGCGCCATGAAGCGCACCGTGCTGTCCGGGTGCGGGTAGATCCACCGCCCCGGCGCCTCGTGGGTGCCGGCGTCCTCCTCCACCGACACCAGCCGGGGCCGCACCGGGTCCGCCGCCAGGAGGCGGAGCATGGCCGCGTTCCCGTAGACGGGCACCCCCGGGAGGTGGCGCCGCGCCAGGTACGGCACGTCCATCAGGTGGTCGTAGTGCGAGTGCCCCACCAGCACCGCGCGCAGCCCCGCCGCGCCGGGG harbors:
- a CDS encoding MBL fold metallo-hydrolase, giving the protein PAPRTPHPAPRPMLRLRALAVPLAVLLAAAAAAHLRASPAAVAAPACAPPCADSVQVTYLGVGGWLIRRGPDAVLTAPFFSTPRLSSVSLARPIRADTARIDERVRALLPGAAGLRAVLVGHSHYDHLMDVPYLARRHLPGVPVYGNAAMLRLLAADPVRPRLVSVEEDAGTHEAPGRWIYPHPDSTVRFMALRSGHAPHALGVKVFRRGQAEERGALPSNAWEWAEGTVLAYVIDFLDRGTGRVAYRVHFQDAASEAPLGFPPPWAAADSARFDLAILCAGSFHEAGDYPAGIVGALRPREVLVGHWEDFFRPQTARLRLIPGTDTTELLRRVDTVLPLEASRAVPRPGATLRFPVHSAGEPGSPPERAGGGFPDSALPGDTPFRTLP